Part of the Polaribacter sp. Hel1_33_78 genome is shown below.
CTATTTAACAATGACACATCAATCTTTGGGAATCTGGGATACTTTTGGTTTGAAAAAAAAATTTACAAACTCTTGCGAAAATAAATTATTAAAATTGGAAAATCAAAATGCATTAGCATTGCAAAAAAAATATTTAGACTCTGAATCAAAAAAACTACCAGAATCTGGACTATTATTTCCATTATCAGTAATCATTCCTGGAGATACAAAACCAATTATACAAACCATTCTTTCAACTAATAAGAAAGATAGTAGTATGTCTTTTGCCAGGGATGTTCCTATAGGATCTAAGGTTAGATTTATGAAAGCAAATTTCACCTTCTAATGAAGTCGGGAGTTGTCAATTAAACAATCAAATCTTTCCAATTACTTCATTTTATGAAAATTAATTGAAAGTCGTGATAACGGAAATACTCAAGAAATATTTAAAGTAAGCTGATAACCTATGACCCATCCTTTTTCATTTAACACAGAACAATTAAATCGTCTATTTCCCTTCTATATATTAATAAACCGAGATTTAAAGGTTATTGCTCTAGGAAAATCTCTGAGTAAAATATGTGATTTGAAAAATGTACAACAATTCAATCATTATTTTAACATTCCAAAACCTCTTACACCTATTAACTCCATCGATGATTTAATAAAATTAAATAATCAATTAGTAGTTTTGGAACCAACAACCTACGCTAATTATAAGCTAAGAGGCCAGTTTGAATATTTGAAAGATACAAATCAAGTATTGTTTGCAGGATCTCCTTGGTTTAGTTCTATGGAACAAGTAAAAGAAAACAATCTTGTAATTGATGATTTTGCCAAGCATGATCCTCTTATTGATTTGCTTCATGTGATGAAATCTCAAGAAACTACTAATCATGACCTTAAACAGTTAATTTCTACTATCAATAAGCAGAAGAAGGATTTAAAAAATGTAAGCAAGAAGGTGCGTGATATCGCTTTATTTCCTCAGCAAAACCCAGATCCATTATTTAGGATTAACTATCAAGGAGATATTATACAAAATAACCCTGTAGCAGAAAAACTTAATTTTATTGAATATGAAGGAAAAACTTACAGAAATGATGTTTTTTTTAAATTAATTTTATCTCTTAACTTCAAAAATGCGACAAGGTGGACTATTGAAGCCGATTCAAACAATATTAATTATTCATTTGCATTTATTGCAATGCCTCATGAAGGGTATATTAATATTTACGGAAGAGACATTACTCAACGAAAAAAATATTCTCAGGAATTAGAAAAATTATCACTTATTGTTCAGCAAACAATAAATGCTGTTGTTATTACCGATCCAACAGGAAAGGTAGAATGGGTTAATAAAGCCTTTGAAAAAGTGACTGGCTATACTTTATCTGAAGCCAAAGGCCAAACTCCTGGAAGTTTTTTACAAGGAGAGGAAACCAAACAAGAAACCAAGGCTTATATGAAACAACAGATTCTAAAATCTGAACCCTTTTCTTGTGAAGTTTTTAATTACAAAAAATCAGGTGAAGGATATTGGATAAGAATAAATGGTCAGCCCATTTTTGATAAACAAGGAAAAGTAATTAATTTTTTCGCTATTGAAGAAGATATTACATTCGAAAAACAAGCACAACAAAAACTTAAAGATCACGGAATTTTCTACGAACAGATCTTAGACAATATCCCTGCAGAAATCGTCGTATTTAATAAAAAACATGAATTTCTCTATTTGAACCCGCAAGCAATTATTGATTCAACTCTTCGAAAATGGCTTATTGGTAAGAAAGATGAAGACTATATGCGAAAACAAAATAAACCTTTAGCTCTTCTTGAGAGCAGAAGAAAATTATTTAATACCATTCTAGAATCTAAAAAGCTAAAAAGTTGGGAAGAAGAATTGAAACAACCAGACGGGACAATCAAATATATCTTGCGATATTTTTACCCTGTACTTAATAGTATTAATGAGGTAGCTTTAGTAATTGGCTATGGTGTTGATATTACTCAAAGTAGAAAAATTCAACAACAAATAATACAAAGTGAAAAAAGGTACAGAGACGTAATTGACAACTGTATGGCATTAGTAACCACACACGATTTGGGTGGGAGATTATTAACAGCAAACCCGATGATCACTAAACTATATGGGTACAAAGAAGATGAAGTAATCGGTCGTTCATTAAAAGATTTTACGCTATCTGAGGACAAAATTAAGTTCAATGAAAATTATTTAAATAAAATAAAACAAAAAAAAGAAGCTTCAGGAATATTTAGAGTTGTTCACAAGAACGGCAATATTACATATTGTCTATACAATAATTACCTGAAAGAAGAAAAAGGAGAAGAGCCTTATGTAATTGGTTTTGCAGTTGATATTACTGGTCGAATTTTAGCAGAAAAAGAACTAAAAATTGCTAAAAAAATCACAGAAGAACTAGCACAAACTAAACAAACTTTTTTAACTAACATGAGCCATGAAATTAGAACACCAATGAATGCTATTATTGGTATGAGCCGCCAATTACATAAAACAGATTTAAATAAAGAACAACATATTTATTTAGATACTATTTCAAATGCTTCTGAAAGTCTCCTGGTGATTATTAACGACATACTCGACCTTTCAAAATTAGAATCAGGCAAACTATTATTTGAGAAAATTGGCTTTGAACCAAAGAGTGTAGTAGAAAGAGTAATTCAGGTAATGAGCCATAAAGCTAAAAAAAAGGGACTTAAATTGACTAATTCTTTATGTGATAGAAGATTATTTTCTATATTAATTGGCGACCCCTTTAGAATTAACCAAATATTACTCAACCTTGTTTCAAATGCAATTAAATTCACAGCTATTGGTAGCGTAGATATCCGTTGTAAAGTTTTAGAGGAAAATGATGCAATGCAACAGATAGAATTCGCAGTCACGGATACTGGTATTGGAATGGAGCCTATATTTTTAAAAAATTTATTTAAAAAATTTATTCAGGAAGACGCATCAGTTGCTCGACGTTTTGGAGGTACTGGTTTAGGAATGAGCATAACAAAATTCTTAGTTGATGGTATGGATGGTGATATTTTAGTAGAAAGTCAAAAGAATAAGGGAACGACTATCAAAATCATATTTAATTTTGAAAAAGGAACAGAATTTGATCTGATAGAAAAGAGTATTACTTCTGTAAATACCAAAATTTTAAAAGGTAAAAAAATATTGGTTGTTGATGATAATGAGATGAATAGGATGGTTGTAGATCTAATTCTAGATGAATATGAAGTAGAAGTTACAGAAGTTGAAAATGGTTCATATGCCTTAGAGCAGATAAAAAATAATACATTTGATCTAGTACTTATGGACCTGCAAATGCCAATTTTAAATGGATATGAGGCCACAAAAATAATTAGAGAAGAATTGAAAATGAATATTCCTGTTATCGCATTAACAGCAAATGCAATAAAAGGTGAGCAGGAAAAATGCATCAACCTAGGAATGAATGATTACTTGTCAAAGCCATTTGAAGAAGAAGAATTCCTTAAAGCCATTTGTAATTCGTTAGAGAGACCTCAAAAGCTCATTCTAGAAAATTTTAAAAATGAAAAGCAACTGTCATTATATAATCTAAGTAAATTAAAAAAAATTGCAAGAGGAAACAAAGAATTTATCCATAAAATGATTCTAATATTTATTAATCACACACCTAAATCGCTTAATGAATTAAAGGCTGCATATGATATCGGGGATTATGACAAAGTTAAAGCTATAGCGCATAGAATTAAGCCATCTATAAACACAATGGGAATAGATGTCTTAAGAGATGAAATTAAAGCGCTTGAAAAGAACGCAGAAAAGCATCAATCTTCAGGAGATCTAAATAAACTTATTTCTAAAATTTCTTATGTTATTGAAAAAGTCGTTGATGAACTAAGAAAGCAATACTTATAATTCAATTCAATACTAATCTAAATAATTTTTATTAAATTTTTATTTAATTGCGCTTTCATCGTGATGAAAACCTTTCTTAAAAAGAAACCTTCGTCTGTATGCTATAACTAGAATTCTGTTTCTGTTTACACGTATTATAAAACAAGCTTTATGATTATTTATTAGTTCTTCCAATTGACAATATTTCTACAAAACTGTAACAATCTTTTATTGTTACTTACTTCTAAGCCGAATTGTTTGTTTGCATCAAATCATTTCATTATTCGTTTATTTTGGCACAAACCTATATCTATTAGTCTCGCAGTGCAGTTAATAGAGCATATTAACTATTTGCAATATTAAAAACACCTTACTACGAATTATGAATATTAAATCAGTTTATAAGTTATATAAAACTTATGTTTTAAGTCATTTTCATAAAGTTATTTTTTAATTAATCCTGACGGAATATTATGGTTAAAAAGCGCCTTGGAGCAAAATAGTGTTTAATCATTGTAAACAGTAAGTACAATTAATTATAATATTACTCGACTATACAAAAGACTACTAAACAAACTACTGATTAAAAAACAACATTGCCTCTTACCTATTGTTAACAAAGAGAAAAACTTCAAATCGCTATGTGAAAAATATTATTTTATAATTAGATTTATAAAAAAAAATAAGTAAATTTGTTTAACTATATAGTATGACAAATTAAACATTTTACATTACTAATTATATGGAAGCAAAAAACGCTGCACAAAGACTGCAATACATAGAAAATGAAATTATTGAATTGAGAACTCAATTGCAGAATCATAAACTTTATGAAAATTTAAAAACGATAATTGACATTAAAACTTTCATGGAGAATCACGTGTTTTCTGTTTGGGATTTTATGTCACTCTTAAAGAGTCTTCAAATAAGTCTTACTAGCGTTCAAATCCCATGGACTCCTTCAAAAAAACCAAAGTTATCAAGATTTATAAATGAAATTGTTTTTGGAGAAGAGAGTGATATTAATGAAATAGGAGAGCCAAAGAGTCACTTTGAAATGTATTTAGATGCTATGTCTCAATTAAGCGCAAACACTAATGAAATCAATGATTTTATAGAACTTATAGCATCGGGAAATTCGGTTCAATATTCTTTAAGTGAAATTAATATAGACAGTAAAGTAGCTGATTTCGTAAAGTATTCATTTTCAATCATTGAAACAAACAAACCACACCTAATTGCTTCTGCATTTACATTTGGACGAGAAGATATAATTCCTGATATGTTTATAGGAATTCTCAAAAATTCTGATTCCAAAAACAAACTTTACAACAAACTTACTTATTATCTAGAGCGTCATATAGAACTTGATGGAGATGAACACGGACCTCTTGCGCTTGAAATGATTTCTGAATTATGTGAAAATGATGACCAAAAATGGCATGAAGTATTATTAGTTGCGAAGGAATCTTTAAAAAAGAGAATTTCTCTTTGGGATGCAATCAATGATCTCATTCAAAAAAGAAACCAACATATAAAAATTGTTAATTTTAGCTAAAAAAAAATTCTCCCATACCAACCAATTATTACCATTTACAGTAGCCCCTGTCAAAATAAATTGGCTTTAAGGATGGTGATAAAGTACTGCCTTCACTTCTTAATAAAAAAAAACAGTAAAAAATTGTAATAATCATTAACTTCTGCCACTAATAGTAAAAAACAATTATTGAGCAGCGATTTTTATACAACATCAATTTTACCCTATTCCGGAATTATTATAAAAATTTGCAGGGCATATACTGATTCTCAAGAAGACTTTGAGGATTATTACCAGGAAGTCTGTTTGCAAATCTGGAGAAGTAAAGACAAGTTTCGTGGTGACTCAAAATGGTCTACTTGGATCTATAGACTCTCTTTAAACATATGTTTAACCTTAATTAAGAAAAAGAAAAAAACGCGTCAATACTTTAATAATGATGCTGTAAATCAATATGAAGAAGGTGAAGAAAACTCTGCTTTTTCTAATGAAAATCTAAATTTCTTATATGAAGCTATTAAACGACTATCAGAAATTGATAGAGCTATTATTTTACTCTATTTAGAAGAAAAACCAAACAAAGAAATTGCAGAAATAATTGGAACGACACCAAATAACATTGGTGTACGAGTAAACAGGATTAAAGAACGATTAAAAAAATTATTAGATGGAAAAATCAATTGAATCAATTTGGAAAGAAGGTTTTTTACAAAAAAATGCGCTGGTTGTTCCAAAGCTAAATAACCTATACGATAAAAAATCTATTCATATAATCGATAAATTTAAAAGAATGTTTAAAATTAACTTAAATGCTCTTGTTGTATTTTCTTTTGTACTATTACCTGTTTCATTTTTTGTAAAAATTCCAGTCATGGGTGTACTTATGTTCATTCTATTTAATGTCTTGGTTTTCGTAAATAAACGGTTATTTAAAGGTTTAAACAAAATAGACACAAATGTTAGCAGTTATCAATACTTAAAATCTTTCGATGTTTGGATGCAAGAACAAATTACTGTTAACATGAAAATGTCTCGTTACATTTATCCTTACATTTTTATTGCTATGGTTTCTGGATTCTGGTTTTCCAATGATTTTAACAACTCTTTAAATAAAATATTAGGGGATTACCAACCTGATATGATATATGGAATTCCGGTTTATTGGATACTTTCAATGTTACTAATTATAATATTATTTGCCATTTTTGGCGAACGAATTTATAAATGGGATTTAAATTTAGTTTACGGTGGTGTCTTAAAAAAACTAGCGGAATTAATTTCTGACATGGAAGATTTACAAGCTGAATAAAATAATAGAGAAAAACCCAAACAACGGCTCAAATAATTATTTTTCTATTAAAGTGTAATATTATCTGATTTTAGACACTAATTAAATAAAGATTAAAATTATGACAATTACAGAAACAAGTCAGTTTTTTGAAAAATTATTAAAACAAACAGATCGTAAACGAGAAATACGAGTTTATAAAGGGTATATTACTATTCTGACGAATTTAAAAAATAGGGATTTATCAAAAGGACAAATATCACTAATTGAAGATGAACTTAAATCTTTTAAATTAAAGTCCAATGCCAAAAATAAAAGAAGATATTATAGCAAAAAGCTGCAAATTTTAAAACAATTTTTAAAAGATAAATTTTCATTAATATCAGAAGGTTACTATACTGCAATAGGCATGAGTCTAGGCATGTGTTTTGGAGTAGCTATTGGCACTACTTTTGGAGCTTCTGGAAATTCAATTGGTTTAGCATTAGGAATGTTTATAGGATTGGTAATTGGTCGATATAAAGATATGGAAGCTGAAAAGGAAAATAGAGTATTAAAAACAAAAGGTTCTAGTTTATAAATTGGTAGCCACGTTCTTTTAAAGCGTGAAAAAACAGACAGTAAACCTAAGTATCTATTCAGAACAAAGCCTATTTTTTAAATACATAATTCCTCAAAAACCATAGATGCATTTAAACTACCTTTGCATTAAAAATATTCAATGCAGTTTTCTGAATTTCCTTTCCATAAATCTATCTTAAAAGCAGTTGCTGAAGAAAGATATCACACACCAACTTTAGTACAAGAACAAGCAATACCAAAGGTGTTAGCAAAAAAGAATGTAATTGTTTCTGCGCAAACGGGTACAGGTAAAACAGCTGCTTTTGCGTTGCCTATTATTCAAATATTGTTTGATAAACAAGGTCTAAAAGAAGAAGAAGGTAAAGAGATAAAATCATTGATTGTTACTCCTACTCGTGAGTTAGCAATACAAATTTTAGAAAACTTTAAAACCTACAGCAAATACACAAATTTAACAACTGCAGCAGTTTTTGGTGGTGTTTCTCTAGAACCTCAAAAAGACATTTTAGCACATGGTGTAGATATTTTAATTGCAACTCCTGGAAGGTTAATTGACCTTTATTTACAAGGATTCATAGATTTAAGTGCTATTAAAATCTTTGTGTTAGATGAAGCTGATTTAATGCTTGATATGGGCTTTATAACCGACGTAAAAAAAATAGAACGTTTATGTCCTAAGAAAAAACAAACCTTACTTTTTTCTGCAACCATACCCGAAAAAATAGATGATTTGGCTAAAACCATGTTAAAAAAATCTGTTAAGATTGAAATAAATCCAGAGGAAACTACTGCAAAAAATATTGGACAGCTATTATATTATCTTCCTAAAAAGAATAAAACAGATTTGTGCTTAGATTTATTGAGAAACACGATAAATGGAAAAATCATCATTTTTAGACGTACGAAAATTGGTGTTGATAAGCTAGAACAGACTTTACTAAAAAATGACTACGACGTAGTAAGTATTCATGGAGATAAATCGCAAGCTATTAGAAATAAAGCTATCGAAGATTTTAGAAATAAAAAAGCAACTATTTTAATTGCTACAGATGTAGCTGCACGTGGAATTGATATTACAAATGTAGATGCTATTATAAATTTTGATATTCCGAATATACCAGAAACCTATGTACACAGAATAGGCAGAACTGGTAGAGCGGGTAAGTCTGGAATTGCGTTTTCTTTTTGTTCTCCTGACGAAAATAGCTACATCAAAACTATTGAAGCTTTAATTGAAAAAACTATTAAAATTATTGTTGACCATCCATACATCATCAATAAACCAAAACACAAAAAATTACAGCCAAATACTGTTAGTAAAAATAAAAAAGGCAGAAAATCTGAAGCCTCTAAAAAAAATAAGAAACGTTGGTATTAATTTTTCTTTATTTAACAAAACCTAAAATATCAAGTCATAAAAAATTGATTGAAAAGGAAAATATAATCAAAATTCCAACAAATGTTTCGCATACAAAAAGGAACAATTAAAGATGCTGAAATTTTATCAAAAATTAGCAAAAAATCTTTCCTAGTGGCCCATGGTCATTCGGCACATAAAAAAGATATCGACAATTATACTGCCAAAAATTTTAGCAAAGATAACTTTACAAAAGAATTAGTAAATAAAGAAAACTTATACTTTTTAATTTATTCTAAAGATAAAATTGCCGGATATTCTAAAATAATTTTAAATAAAACAAATGCAAATATATCTGCTAAAAACATTACTTTAATGAGTAGATTGTATTTATTAAAAGAATTCTTTGGACTAAATTTAGGCAAAGAATTATTCAATTTTAATCTGAACTTATCTAAAGAAAATAATCAACAAGGAATTTGGTTGGCTGTTTGGATTGAAAACAAAAGAGCCATCAATTTTTACAATAAAATGGGATTTCAAAAAGTTGGAAGTTTCGATTTTGAAATTTCAAAGACACATTATAATCCTAACCATATTTTATACTTAGAATTCTAATAGTTATTTATGTAAATACGGCTTATTTTCTAATTAATTTGATTCTTTTAGGTAACCAATACTTCCCGTATTTCAAATCGAACGTAGAAATTAATGGCATTCTTTATAAACCAATACAAAAGTAAAATATAGAAGTTTTTAAATCCAGACCAAATTGTGGTTTGTTTGTTCACTTTAAAATCCTTTTAATTTATTATCTTACAATCCTTTAATTATAAATTTTAAATGGAAAACTTTTTAAACTTTTTTGAAACCATGCCTTCTTGGCAAAAATTAGTATGGATTTTTATCTGTATTTCTGCTAATTGGATTGTAGAATTAATAATTCCTTTAGTAAAATTTGATTATAAAAAATTGAAGCATGCAGCAGTAAATATGTTTTTTTTATCCATGGATGTAAGCCTGAATTTAATTTTCGGAATTCTATCTGTGGGTGTTTTTATTTGGCTATCTGCAAATCAATTTGGTGTTTTAAACATAATAGACTTGCCAATTTGGATAGAGTTACTCATCGCCATCGCAGTATTAGATTTTTCCGCACAATATGTAGTGCATTATTTATTACACAAAATACCTTTCATGTGGCGTTTTCATATGATTCATCATTCAGATACAACAGTAGATGCAACAAGTGCAACAAGACACCATCCAGGAGATTATGCTTTTAGAGAAATCTTCGCATTAATTGTTATTGTAATTTTCGGAATTCCTTTAGCATATTATCTTTTTTATAGAATGGCAACGGTATTTTTTGGCTATTTTACGCATGCAAACATTTATCTACCCAAGACACTTGATAAAGTTATAAGTTTTGTTTTTGTAACTCCAAATATGCATAAATTCCATCATCATTTTGAATTACCTTGGACAGATTCTAACTTTGGAAATATCTTTTCTATATGGGATAGAATTTTTGGAACATTAACATACGATGATCCTAAAAAAGTAAAGTTTGGATTGGATTTGTTAGACGGAACTAAAGATCAAGATATTTTATATCAATTAAAAATTCCCTTTAATAAAAGTATTATATTGAAAACTAATAAATAAAAAGTTCTAGAGTTACTTATATAGAAATTATTCAAATTATTATTTAAGAAAACATTTGTATTACTATCAATGATTCAAAAAAAATTATGCCAAATACAAGGGCATTACATACTTAAAAATTCGTTATTTAAATTTTATTTTAGAACGACAAATTAAGGAAAATGATGACCATATAAGTATCACTTTTCATCTTTTAATTAAAAACATAATGAAAATAATCAAAATAGCTTTCTTATTCACCCTAGTATCTATTTCTGCGCAAACAGATGTAAAAATATATGATATTATAAATGATGTTTCCGCTAATAGAATTAAAGCAGATATAAAAACATTAACGGAATTTGGAACAAGAAATACGTTTTCCGATACCACTTCTACTACCCATGGAATTGGCGCTGCCAGAAGATGGATAAAATCTGAATTTGAAACTATTTCTAAAAGTTGTGATAATTGTATTGATGTATTCTATCAAAAGGATTTTGTCACAAAAAAAGGTAATAGAAGAGTTCCTCATGATGCTTGGATTGTTAATGTTGTAGCCATTCAAAAAGGAACAAAATACCCAAATAGATACGTTATTATGAGTGGCGATATTGATTCTCGAGCGAGTGATACTATGGATTTTAAAACAGATGCTCCAGGTGCAAATGATAATGCTTCAGGAATGGCAGGAACAATGGAAGCTGCCAGAGTTTTAAGTAACTATAAATTTGAAAATAGTATTATTTATGTTGGCCTTTCTGGCGAAGAACAAGGACTTTTTGGCGGAGCAGGTTTGGCAAAATATGCGAAGGAAAAAGGATGGGAAATTATCGGAATCTTAAATAATGATATGATTGGAAATATTACGGGTGTAGATGGTGTTATAGACAATCGTGCTTTTCGAATTTTTTCTGAACCGGTACCGGCAAATGAAACAGAAAAACAAAGAAAAATGCGTCGTTTTTATGGCGGTGAAGTTGATGGAATTTCACGTCAACTGGCAAGATATACTCATAAAATGACAAAAACATATATGCCAGAAATGAATCCGATGATGATTTATAGATTGGATAGATTTGGAAGAGGAGGGCATCACAGACCCTTTAATGATTTGGGTTTTCCAGGAATTAGAATTATGGAAGCTCATGAAAATTATACGCAGCAGCATCAGGATATTAGAGTTGAAAATGGGATTAAATATGGAGATACTTTTGAGCACGTAAATTTTGAATATGCCAAAAAATTAACTAGCGTTAACTCTATCACAATGGCTGGTTTAGCTTCTGCTCCACCAAGTCCTAAAGAGGTCGCAATTGGCGGAATTGTGCAAGCTTCAGCAAAATTAAAGTGGAATAAAGTTGATGGTGCTAAAGGTTATAAAATTTATTGGAGAGATACAACTTCTCCTACTTGGGATAATTCCAGGTATGTAGAAACTACCGAATTTACTTTAGAAGGAATTGTAATTGATAATTTCTTTTTTGGAGTTGCTGCAGTTGGAGAAAATAATCATGAAAGTGTGGTGGTTTTTCCAAATAAAATCATAAGGTAATATCCCATTTTGTAACTTCTTATTCAATTTATTTTCCAATCATTTCCTACACAAGAAATGACAATATAATTAACAAGAAGAATATTAAAACATAAAATTGCTTTTAATAACTGTCAAATTCTTGCAAAATATAGAATACAGGAGTTTTTATTGAAAGATTTAATAAAAAATAAACTTTCTAAAAAAACCGAATTATAGAAATAATTCGGTTTTGTGATAAGTATATTAAATCTCGAAGCAATTAGTAAGTAACTACAATCCAGCTATGAAATTACCATAAGGATCTTTAAATTGAGTTCCTTCTGCAAATCTAAATTTACTTAGCTTTTTAAATTCAGCTAAGGCCCAAAGAATAAACTCTTTTACAAAATAAGCATCAGCGGTATTCATATTAGGTTGGTATTTCACTAAGAAATCATCTAAAGGTTGTACCTTATCTAACTCATTTTTGTATTGTAACTCTGCAAATTCATCTAATAACTCGAAATCATCATCAGCATTAAAAAACCACGAAATAATGTCATCATAAGGTGTTTCAGTCTCTTGCTTTTCTAACTTTTTAATTTCAGGAAAATAGGTTGGAAATAATGTTTTAATGGCATTTTTAATCAATTTTTCCGCAACTACCTCAGCTCCTTCTTGCTCTCCTTCATAGACCAATTCTACTTTACCGGTAATTGCCGGAATTATTCCATCAAAATCACTTAAACGAATCATGGTTTTTTCATCACCAGAAATTAAAGCCCTTCTTTCTGCTGTGCTTAACAAGTTTTCGAAAGCAGTAATACTTAAACGCGCACTTACTCCACTTTTTGCATCTATATATTCACTTTCTCTCGCTTCAAAAACTATTTGTTCTAACAAATCTTTTGCTAATTCTGGAACTTGAATAAATTCCTTCTGAGAATTATTTTTATTCGCTTCTTGTTGCGTAATCGTTTTTGCTGTTTCTATATCCTCCGGATAATGGGTTAAAATCTGTGAGCCAATTCTATCCTTTAAAGGTGTTACAATACTTCCTCTATTTGTATAATCTTCAGGGTTTGCTGTAAATACAAATTGAATATCTAATGGCAAACGTAATTTAAATCCTCTAATTTGAATATCTCCTTCTTGTAAAATATTAAACAATGCAACTTGAATTCTCGCCTGCAAATCTGGTAATTCATTAATCACAAAAATACAACGGTTTGCTCTAGGAATCATTCCGTAATGAATAACCCGATCATCTGCATAACTTAATTTTAAGTTAGCTGCTTTTATGGGATCTACATCACCTATAA
Proteins encoded:
- a CDS encoding M28 family peptidase; translation: MKIIKIAFLFTLVSISAQTDVKIYDIINDVSANRIKADIKTLTEFGTRNTFSDTTSTTHGIGAARRWIKSEFETISKSCDNCIDVFYQKDFVTKKGNRRVPHDAWIVNVVAIQKGTKYPNRYVIMSGDIDSRASDTMDFKTDAPGANDNASGMAGTMEAARVLSNYKFENSIIYVGLSGEEQGLFGGAGLAKYAKEKGWEIIGILNNDMIGNITGVDGVIDNRAFRIFSEPVPANETEKQRKMRRFYGGEVDGISRQLARYTHKMTKTYMPEMNPMMIYRLDRFGRGGHHRPFNDLGFPGIRIMEAHENYTQQHQDIRVENGIKYGDTFEHVNFEYAKKLTSVNSITMAGLASAPPSPKEVAIGGIVQASAKLKWNKVDGAKGYKIYWRDTTSPTWDNSRYVETTEFTLEGIVIDNFFFGVAAVGENNHESVVVFPNKIIR
- a CDS encoding sigma 54-interacting transcriptional regulator encodes the protein MRIQDLKTLGALKERGYKSKSIKDELRENLISKIMSKENVFTGVHGYENTVIPELERAILSRHNINLLGLRGQAKTRLARLMVNLLDEYIPVVEGSEINDDPLNPISRFAVETIREKGDKTPIFWLHRNDRFAEKLATPDVTVADIIGDVDPIKAANLKLSYADDRVIHYGMIPRANRCIFVINELPDLQARIQVALFNILQEGDIQIRGFKLRLPLDIQFVFTANPEDYTNRGSIVTPLKDRIGSQILTHYPEDIETAKTITQQEANKNNSQKEFIQVPELAKDLLEQIVFEARESEYIDAKSGVSARLSITAFENLLSTAERRALISGDEKTMIRLSDFDGIIPAITGKVELVYEGEQEGAEVVAEKLIKNAIKTLFPTYFPEIKKLEKQETETPYDDIISWFFNADDDFELLDEFAELQYKNELDKVQPLDDFLVKYQPNMNTADAYFVKEFILWALAEFKKLSKFRFAEGTQFKDPYGNFIAGL